TGACGACCCGGCAGGCGTCCATCGCGAGCGCGGACGCCGCGTCGCGTGCGGAGTGGATCGACTCGTCGAGGCAGACCGGGGTGGCCAGGCGCTGCTGGAGCCGGGCGTGGGCGTACAGGTTGTTCTCCTCCAGCGGCTCTTCGATCAGCAGCAGCCCGAACTCGTCGAGCCGTCGCAGGTGTTCGGCGTCGGCGAGGGTGTAGGCGGTGTTGGCGTCCACCTGGAGCGGGAGTTCGTCGCCGAAGCGGTCGCGTACGGCGCGCACCGGCTCGACGTCCCAGCCCGGTTCGATCTTCAGCTTGATACGGAGGTAGCCCTCGGCGAGGTACCGCTCGACGTCGTCGATCAGTTCGGGCACGGAGTCCTTGATGCCGACGGACACCCCGGCGGGCACCCGTTCGCGGACCGAGCCGAGAAACGTCGCGAGCGACATCCCGTACGTGCGCAACTCGGCGTCCAGCAGGGCGGTTTCCAGGGCCGCCTTGGCGAGTTCGTGGCCCTTGACGGAGGCCAGGGCCGGGGCGACGGCCGCGGTCGTCGGTGCGGGCAGGGCGGCGACGCGGGGCAGCAGGAAGTCCCGGATGACGATTTCGGCTCCGGCGACGAACTCCGCGCAGTACAGCGGCTGGGGGTCGGCGGCGAACTCGGACCAGCCTTCCGCCTCGTCGGTCACCACATGCAGCAGGAAGGTGTCCTTGCTGGTCATCGTCCCGAAGGAGGTACGGAACGGGGTGACGAGCGGGATGGCGACATGGAGCAGTTCGACGCGTTCGAGCTTCATTCCTGCTCCTGGGAGGGGGATGCGGGGGTGCCTGCGGAGAGGGGTGCGAAGGGGGCAGGGGATGTGCAGGGGGCGGAGGATGCCGAGGGCGAGGAGGATACGGAGGGGGTGGAGGATGCCGAGGGAGTGAAGGATGCCGAGGGGGCGGAAGTGGTCTCGGGGGCGGTCGCGTGCGAGGTCCCCCCGTACGGGCTCCCCGCGGCGACCCCGGCGCCGGTCTCCCCCGCCGTGAGCCCGGCGGTCGGGCGGCGGGTCAGCAGGTACCAGCCGTCGCGGGACATGGACGTCGGGCGCAGGCCCTCGGCGTACGCCTCGGCGAAGACCTCGCGCACGGCGTGCCGCCACCGGAGCGCGAGGGCCGGGTCGGCGGCGCGCAGCGCGACGATGTCCTCGGGTACGCGGCACCACATCCGGTCCGCGCCGCGCAGGGCGAGCGGGCCTCCGTCCGGTGCCCTGCGCACGGTGTCGGCGTCGGCGCGCCCGTCGTCGGGGCCGTCCTGCCGCGGGCTGCCGGCCACCAGGTCCCATTCGACGGTCAGCCGGTCGCTCTCGTCGCCGTTGTTCACGCCGTCGCTCATCGGCCCGTAGAAGTCGACCAGGTACTCGCCCCCGACGGCGCCCAGTCTGACCAGGTTGAAGCGGGCATTGCGGCCGACCAGCGGGTCGAAGGTCCAGCGCATGGTGGTGGCGCCGTGCTCCAGCGCCCACTGCCGCTGGGCCTGCTTGATCGCGAAGCCGACACCGCGGCCGGACGCGCTCGCGGCGGCCACGAACGAGTACACGTCCCGCTCGCCGGGCGGCCCGAACACCGCCACCGCCGCCCCGGCCGGCCGTACGCCCGACGGCTTCTCGGAGTACGCCGCGTGCACCACGCCACCGGCGTGCACCAGGCTGTGCAGCACCTCCGGGGGATAGGGCGGGGTGGCGTGCGGCATCTGCCACACATCGGCGAGGAAGTCGGCCACGGCACGGATACCGGACACGTCGTGCACGCTACGGACCGTGACGCCGGCGGTACGGGCCGCGGCGCCGGCCTCCCGGGCGACACGGGCCGCCGCGCCCGAAATCAGGGATGCTTCCCCGGGCCCGCAGGCGGCTGCGCCCGCGATCGACGCTCCTCCCCCGGTCCGGCGGGCGGCCTCGCCCATGGGGGTTCCTCCCGCGGTGCCGCGGGCCGCTTCGCCGCCAGCGCGGGACGCGCCCGCTGCGCCGCGGGCCACGTCCCCGGCGGCGGTCGCGTCCGGTGTACCGTCCGCCGCGCCGGACCCGGCGGCGGAGCTCGTCACAGATGTCATGCCCCCGAGTCTCCAAGGCCGTATCCCGCCGGCCGTTGTCGCAAGGCACAATGAATCCTGAATCCCTGTTGCGATCAGCCAAGGCCCTCGGCGGCCGTGGGCCGGTAGAACGGCCGAAAGAGCCGATCGTCCCCATGTGACCGTCTTCCACCGGAGAGCCGACCCCGCCCATGGACGCCTGCACCCTCGAGGACCTGCTCGGCACCCTCGGCGAACCCGTGTTCCGCGTGCTCGCCGCCCCGGCCGACCTCACCGCCCCCGTCTCGGAGGTCCTGCTGCACGACGCCGGGGGGCCGTTTCCGCGCAGCGCGCCCGGCGCCCTGCTGCTGGCGGTCGGGGCGCGGGCGGGTGACGTCGGAACGCTGGCACGGGATGCCGCGGCGGCCGGGATGGCCGGACTCGTGGTGCGCGCCGGGGACGGCCGCCCCGACACGGTGGCGGAGGCGGAGGCCCACGGCCTCGCGCTGCTGGCCGTCGACGACGACGCCGCCTGGCACCACGTCCATCTGCTGCTGGCGTCCGCGGTCGGTTCCCGGCCCGGCCCCGCGGGCGGCGGGGCGGCCTTCGGGGACCTGTTCGCGCTCGCCAACGCGGTGGCCGTGGCCGTGGGCGGCGCCACCGTCGTCGAGGACGCCCACCAGCGGATCCTGGCCTACTCCACGGTCCCCGGGCAGGCCGTCGACGAGGCCCGGCGGCAGGGCATCCTGGGCCGCCAGGTGCCGAGCAGCCCCGAGAACACCGGGCAGTACCGC
The Streptomyces tirandamycinicus DNA segment above includes these coding regions:
- the menC gene encoding o-succinylbenzoate synthase, whose amino-acid sequence is MKLERVELLHVAIPLVTPFRTSFGTMTSKDTFLLHVVTDEAEGWSEFAADPQPLYCAEFVAGAEIVIRDFLLPRVAALPAPTTAAVAPALASVKGHELAKAALETALLDAELRTYGMSLATFLGSVRERVPAGVSVGIKDSVPELIDDVERYLAEGYLRIKLKIEPGWDVEPVRAVRDRFGDELPLQVDANTAYTLADAEHLRRLDEFGLLLIEEPLEENNLYAHARLQQRLATPVCLDESIHSARDAASALAMDACRVVNVKPARVGGYPEARRIHDVAAAHGVPVWCGGMLETGIGRAPNLALAALPGFTLPGDTSASGRYFAEDITEPFVLQDGHLPVPTAPGIGVAPLPDALARFTTGTRELYAVRT